In Streptomyces longhuiensis, the following proteins share a genomic window:
- a CDS encoding ATP synthase F0 subunit B — MDVQKKIDEIVAAVGNARSMPMSASCVVNRADLLAMLEEVRQALPGSLAQAEELIGGRAQMVEQARQEAERIIETAHAERGSLISDTEVARRSQDEGERILAEARKEAEEIRAEADDYVDSKLANFEVVLTKTLGSVGRGREKLLGTGPGVDDQGYEDEDAPERSHDPETLRRDADSYVDVKLGAFEAVLAKTLEAVGRGRHTLQGRVASDELGTLGDGTGTQHTSDADYLAGLAEIGSAPAEPDREIPQAPQIPAQQPVYAQQQDPQQDMYGYQQQPYGQQDPYAAYQQDPYAYQQQDPYAYQQHQQQAYDQAQAGYAQPQAAHEPAALDETSLFDTSMISTEQLRQYEQGR, encoded by the coding sequence GTGGACGTGCAGAAGAAGATCGACGAGATCGTCGCCGCGGTCGGCAATGCCCGGTCCATGCCCATGTCGGCCTCGTGTGTGGTCAATCGCGCCGACCTGCTCGCGATGCTCGAAGAGGTGCGCCAGGCGCTGCCCGGCTCCCTCGCGCAGGCCGAGGAGCTGATCGGCGGACGCGCGCAGATGGTCGAGCAGGCCCGTCAGGAGGCCGAGCGGATCATCGAGACGGCGCACGCCGAGCGCGGTTCGCTGATCTCCGACACCGAGGTCGCGCGCCGCTCCCAGGACGAAGGGGAGCGGATTCTCGCCGAGGCCCGCAAGGAGGCCGAGGAGATCCGCGCGGAGGCCGACGACTACGTCGACTCCAAGCTCGCCAACTTCGAGGTCGTCCTCACCAAGACCCTCGGCTCCGTGGGCCGCGGCCGCGAGAAGCTTCTCGGCACCGGCCCGGGCGTCGACGACCAGGGCTACGAGGACGAGGACGCCCCCGAGCGCAGCCACGACCCCGAGACCCTGCGCCGCGACGCCGACTCGTACGTCGACGTGAAGCTCGGCGCCTTCGAGGCGGTCCTCGCCAAGACCCTGGAGGCGGTCGGCCGCGGCCGGCACACGCTCCAGGGCCGGGTCGCCAGCGACGAACTCGGCACCCTCGGCGACGGCACGGGTACCCAGCACACCAGCGACGCCGACTACCTCGCCGGTCTCGCGGAGATCGGCAGCGCCCCCGCCGAGCCGGACCGGGAGATCCCCCAGGCCCCGCAGATCCCGGCCCAGCAGCCGGTGTACGCCCAGCAGCAGGACCCGCAACAGGACATGTACGGCTACCAGCAGCAGCCCTACGGCCAGCAGGACCCGTACGCGGCGTACCAGCAGGACCCGTACGCGTACCAGCAGCAGGACCCGTACGCCTACCAGCAGCACCAGCAGCAGGCCTACGACCAGGCCCAGGCGGGGTATGCGCAGCCGCAGGCGGCGCACGAGCCGGCGGCGCTCGACGAGACCAGCCTCTTCGACACGAGCATGATCAGCACGGAGCAGCTGAGGCAGTACGAACAGGGGCGCTGA
- a CDS encoding YceD family protein has translation MSTHLDHRNPLVFDTHELGRRPGAQQRLTRTVDAPKDFGIEGVIGVPEGAPMELEVRLESVMEGVLVTGTARASAQGECVRCLEPLGLEVDADFQEMFSYPDADDRGRTAEPADDAEEDEDRLFLEDGMFDLEPVLRDAVVLALPMQPVCQDDCPGLCSQCGARLADDPDHHHDAVDIRWAALQGLAGTIQDGEKDEMSGAEAGVDEKQEK, from the coding sequence CTGAGTACGCACCTCGACCACCGCAACCCTCTCGTGTTCGATACGCACGAGCTGGGACGGCGTCCTGGTGCCCAGCAGCGGCTGACCCGCACGGTCGACGCCCCCAAGGACTTCGGTATCGAAGGGGTCATCGGAGTGCCGGAGGGCGCGCCGATGGAGCTCGAGGTCCGCCTCGAGTCGGTCATGGAAGGGGTGCTTGTCACAGGCACCGCCCGTGCATCGGCTCAGGGGGAGTGCGTAAGGTGTCTGGAGCCGCTCGGCCTCGAGGTCGACGCGGACTTCCAGGAGATGTTCTCGTACCCTGACGCCGACGACCGGGGCCGCACCGCGGAACCGGCCGACGACGCCGAGGAAGACGAGGACAGGCTCTTTCTCGAGGACGGCATGTTCGACCTCGAGCCTGTGCTGCGTGATGCGGTGGTGCTCGCACTGCCGATGCAGCCGGTGTGCCAGGACGACTGCCCGGGTCTGTGCTCCCAGTGCGGAGCTCGGCTCGCGGACGATCCGGACCACCACCACGACGCCGTCGACATCCGTTGGGCGGCACTGCAGGGACTCGCCGGGACCATCCAGGACGGCGAGAAGGACGAGATGAGCGGCGCCGAAGCTGGCGTCGACGAGAAGCAGGAGAAGTAG
- the rpmF gene encoding 50S ribosomal protein L32 translates to MAVPKRKMSRSNTRHRRSQWKAAVPTLVACERCHEPKLQHIACPACGTYNKRQVLEV, encoded by the coding sequence GTGGCTGTTCCGAAGCGGAAGATGTCGCGCAGCAACACGCGCCACCGCCGGTCGCAGTGGAAGGCTGCGGTCCCCACCCTGGTTGCGTGCGAGCGCTGCCACGAGCCCAAGCTGCAGCACATCGCGTGCCCGGCTTGCGGCACTTACAACAAGCGCCAGGTCCTCGAGGTCTGA
- the rnc gene encoding ribonuclease III — MSESNKTDNASSHTLLEGRLGYKLESALLVRALTHRSYAYENGGLPTNERLEFLGDSVLGLVVTDTLYTTHPDLPEGQLAKLRAAVVNSRALAEVSRGLDLGSFIRLGRGEEGTGGRDKASILADTLEAVIGAVYLDQGLDAAGELVHRLFDPLIEKSSNLGAGLDWKTSLQELTATEGLGVPEYLVSETGPDHEKTFTAAARVGGVSYGTGTGRSKKEAEQQAAESAWRAIRAAADERAEAAKTADAVQATVAAEGNADSSSASA; from the coding sequence ATGTCTGAGTCGAACAAGACGGACAATGCCTCGTCCCACACGCTTCTGGAAGGGCGGCTCGGGTACAAGCTCGAGTCCGCCCTTCTGGTGCGTGCACTGACCCACCGTTCGTACGCGTACGAGAACGGCGGTCTTCCGACGAACGAGCGGCTCGAGTTCCTCGGGGACTCCGTGCTCGGCCTCGTCGTCACGGACACGCTGTACACCACCCACCCCGACCTGCCCGAAGGCCAGCTGGCCAAGTTGCGGGCCGCGGTGGTCAATTCGCGTGCACTTGCGGAGGTCAGCCGTGGGCTCGATCTGGGTTCCTTCATCCGGCTCGGCCGGGGCGAAGAGGGCACGGGCGGCCGGGACAAGGCGTCCATCCTCGCCGACACGCTCGAAGCGGTGATCGGCGCCGTCTATCTCGACCAGGGTCTGGACGCGGCGGGCGAACTCGTCCACCGTCTCTTCGATCCCCTGATCGAGAAGTCCTCGAATCTGGGTGCGGGCCTGGACTGGAAGACCAGTCTCCAGGAGCTCACCGCGACCGAGGGGCTCGGCGTTCCCGAGTACCTGGTCTCGGAGACCGGCCCCGACCACGAGAAGACCTTTACTGCTGCCGCCCGCGTCGGAGGCGTCTCGTACGGCACCGGCACCGGCCGCAGCAAGAAGGAAGCGGAGCAGCAGGCCGCTGAATCGGCATGGCGCGCGATCCGCGCGGCTGCCGACGAGCGCGCCGAGGCGGCGAAGACGGCTGATGCCGTCCAGGCCACCGTGGCAGCCGAGGGGAACGCCGACTCCTCCTCGGCGTCTGCCTGA
- the mutM gene encoding bifunctional DNA-formamidopyrimidine glycosylase/DNA-(apurinic or apyrimidinic site) lyase has translation MPELPEVEVVRRGLERWVAHRTVADVEVLHPRAVRRHIGGGEDFANRLKDQRIGVPERRGKYLWLPLEPTGGAILAHLGMSGQLLVQPAEAPDEKHLRIRVRFADELGTELRFIDQRTFGGLSLHETGPDGLPDVIAHIARDPLDPKFDDAAFHEALRRRRTTIKRALLDQSLISGVGNIYADEALWRSRLHYERPTTGFTRPRTAELLGHVRDVMNAALAVGGTSFDSLYVNVNGESGYFDRSLDAYGREGEPCRRCGTIIRRRPWMNRSSYFCPRCQRPPRAPSVS, from the coding sequence GTGCCCGAGCTGCCCGAGGTCGAGGTCGTACGGCGCGGACTCGAGCGCTGGGTCGCCCACCGCACCGTCGCCGACGTGGAGGTCCTGCACCCGCGCGCCGTGCGCCGTCACATCGGGGGCGGCGAGGACTTCGCGAACCGGCTGAAGGACCAGCGCATCGGCGTACCCGAGCGGCGCGGGAAGTATCTGTGGCTTCCGCTGGAGCCGACGGGCGGCGCGATCCTCGCGCACCTCGGCATGAGCGGACAGCTCCTGGTGCAGCCGGCCGAGGCGCCGGACGAAAAGCATCTGCGCATCCGCGTGCGCTTCGCCGACGAGCTGGGTACGGAGCTGCGCTTCATCGACCAGCGCACCTTCGGCGGTCTCTCGTTGCACGAGACGGGCCCCGACGGGCTGCCGGACGTCATCGCGCACATCGCGCGCGATCCGCTGGACCCGAAGTTCGACGACGCGGCATTCCACGAGGCGCTGCGCAGGCGCCGTACGACCATCAAGCGGGCCCTGCTCGACCAGTCACTGATCAGCGGCGTCGGCAACATCTACGCGGACGAGGCGCTGTGGCGCTCGCGGCTCCACTACGAGAGGCCGACCACCGGCTTCACTCGCCCGCGCACGGCCGAACTCCTCGGCCACGTACGGGACGTGATGAACGCGGCCCTCGCCGTCGGAGGCACCAGCTTCGACAGCCTCTATGTGAATGTGAACGGCGAGTCCGGCTACTTCGACCGCTCGCTCGACGCCTACGGGCGCGAGGGCGAGCCCTGCCGGCGCTGCGGCACGATCATTCGCCGGCGCCCCTGGATGAACCGCTCCAGCTACTTCTGTCCGCGCTGTCAGCGCCCGCCGCGGGCCCCGTCCGTGTCGTAG
- a CDS encoding winged helix-turn-helix transcriptional regulator, which produces MESSGGDLAYDVFSRQCPSRGTLEHVTGRWGALTLGALHEGSFRFNELRRRVDGVSEKMLSQTLHALERDGLVHREAQPTNPPRVDYELTPLGREISERLLTLIQFVEGRMDDVLASRSRYDTDGARGGR; this is translated from the coding sequence ATGGAATCGAGCGGTGGCGACCTCGCGTACGACGTGTTCTCCCGGCAGTGTCCGTCCCGCGGCACCCTCGAGCACGTGACGGGCCGTTGGGGTGCGCTCACGCTCGGGGCGCTGCACGAGGGCAGCTTCCGCTTCAACGAGCTGCGGCGCCGCGTGGACGGCGTGAGCGAGAAGATGCTGTCGCAGACCCTGCACGCGCTGGAGCGCGACGGCCTCGTGCACCGCGAGGCGCAGCCGACCAACCCGCCGCGCGTGGACTACGAGCTGACGCCGCTCGGACGCGAGATCTCCGAACGGCTGCTCACCCTCATCCAGTTCGTCGAGGGCCGGATGGACGACGTGCTCGCCTCGCGCTCCCGCTACGACACGGACGGGGCCCGCGGCGGGCGCTGA
- a CDS encoding CAP domain-containing protein encodes MGRHRRSDAGRAATGRATDSTAGSYAGHDDTYEAGQTGAYGGAHEERYAGGGFAGPYGTGPRGSANGDPGWAFDEAYPGEPQAAYAPSGSPGSSSHRRRKRAARPVRTGLLGVSAAVAMGAVAVATGVVPGMDNYSLGGGDGADKVRAADSPSGLQTQGGTDGSADRAPTSASRSAERSDSPSASPSRSSSKPSSTPSKTASPSKSSGSGGTATSPRTATPSKTATTKPTPPVTAPSLKAPSGEASAEAQVLALVNTERAKVGCSPVTADSGLASLAGNFSEDMAARGFFDHTDPDGATPWDRAKKAGITDLGGENIARGQANAQSVMDSWMNSPGHRANILNCDYKTLGVGVHFGSGGPWWTQDFGF; translated from the coding sequence ATGGGACGCCACCGACGCTCCGACGCCGGCCGCGCCGCCACGGGTCGCGCCACGGACAGCACGGCCGGTTCGTATGCCGGGCACGACGATACGTACGAGGCCGGGCAGACCGGCGCGTACGGCGGCGCGCACGAGGAGAGGTACGCCGGCGGCGGATTCGCCGGCCCGTACGGCACGGGCCCGCGGGGGTCGGCGAACGGTGACCCGGGGTGGGCCTTCGACGAGGCCTACCCGGGCGAGCCCCAGGCCGCGTACGCACCTTCCGGGAGCCCGGGCAGCAGCTCGCACCGCCGCAGGAAGCGCGCCGCCAGGCCGGTGCGGACGGGACTCCTCGGAGTCTCGGCCGCCGTGGCGATGGGCGCCGTCGCAGTGGCCACCGGGGTGGTCCCCGGCATGGACAACTACTCGCTGGGCGGCGGCGACGGCGCCGACAAGGTGCGCGCCGCCGACTCCCCCTCAGGGCTCCAGACGCAGGGCGGTACGGACGGCAGCGCCGACCGCGCCCCAACCTCCGCGAGCCGCAGCGCGGAGCGCTCGGACTCTCCTTCCGCCTCGCCTTCGCGGTCTTCGTCGAAGCCGTCTTCGACCCCGTCGAAGACCGCGTCACCGAGCAAGTCCTCCGGTTCCGGCGGCACGGCGACCTCGCCCAGGACCGCGACCCCTTCGAAGACCGCCACCACGAAGCCGACGCCCCCGGTGACCGCGCCCAGCCTGAAGGCCCCGTCCGGCGAGGCGTCGGCCGAGGCCCAGGTGCTCGCGCTGGTCAACACGGAACGGGCCAAGGTCGGCTGCAGCCCGGTGACCGCGGACAGCGGCCTCGCCTCCCTCGCCGGGAACTTCAGCGAGGACATGGCGGCGCGCGGCTTCTTCGACCACACCGACCCGGACGGCGCGACCCCCTGGGACCGCGCGAAGAAGGCCGGCATAACGGACCTCGGCGGCGAGAACATAGCCCGTGGCCAGGCCAACGCCCAGTCCGTCATGGACTCCTGGATGAACAGCCCCGGCCACCGCGCGAACATCCTCAACTGCGACTACAAGACGCTGGGTGTCGGCGTGCACTTCGGGTCGGGCGGCCCGTGGTGGACGCAGGACTTCGGCTTCTGA
- a CDS encoding acylphosphatase, producing the protein MNEDVRITAWVRGRVQRVGFRWFTRAKALEIGGLSGFALNLDDGRVQVVAEGPRESCQGLLDWLRDGDTPGRVDGVTEIWDAPRGGYADFAIR; encoded by the coding sequence ATGAACGAAGACGTACGCATCACCGCCTGGGTGCGCGGACGCGTCCAACGTGTGGGTTTTCGATGGTTCACGCGGGCGAAGGCTCTTGAGATCGGCGGCCTGAGTGGCTTTGCTCTCAATTTGGACGACGGTCGGGTCCAGGTCGTCGCGGAGGGGCCGCGCGAGAGTTGTCAGGGCCTTCTCGACTGGCTCCGCGACGGCGACACACCCGGGAGGGTTGACGGAGTCACGGAGATCTGGGACGCCCCGCGCGGCGGATACGCCGACTTCGCCATTCGCTGA
- a CDS encoding AAA family ATPase produces MHLKALTLRGFKSFASATTLRFEPGITCVVGPNGSGKSNVVDALSWVMGEQGAKSLRGGKMEDVIFAGTTGRPPLGRAEVSLTIDNSDGALPIEYAEVTITRIMFRNGGSEYQINGDTCRLLDIQELLSDSGIGREMHVIVGQGQLDSVLHADPMGRRAFIEEAAGVLKHRKRKEKALRKLDAMQANLARVQDLNDELRRQLKPLGRQAAVARRAAVIQADLRDARLRLLADDLVRMRGALRAEIEDEAALKERKDAAEAELKKALQREALLEAEVRQLTPRLQRAQQTWYELSQLAERVRGTVSLADARVKSATSAPAEERRGRDPEDMEREAARIREQEAELEAALEAAERALDDTVAHRADLERELAAEERRLKDAARAIADRREGLARLNGQVNAARSRAAAAQSEIDRLAAARDEARERAVAAQEEYEQLKAEVDGLDAGDAELGDRHDAARAGLADAESALTAAREALTSAERKRAAVSARHDALALGLRRKDGTGALLGARDRLTGVLGPAAELLSVTPGFEVPVAAAFGAAADAIAVTTPASAAEAIRLLRKQDAGRAALLLAAEEDASGVAGGEPASSAGGSPLGGGPLGGGSVGGGPGAGGDGGVAHAEWGASEAGAVGGGTGVGAGPGGVSHSATGTSEAGAVDDGDGSGDLGSASPGRHARGGDGPPLVADLVRGPAELMPAVRRLLRGIVVVGTLEDAEDLVYARPELTAVTAEGDLLGAHFAQGGSAGAPSLLEVQASVDEAAGELTELGVRCEELAEAQHSAVARRAEAAALVEELGERRRAADREKSSVAQQLGRLSGQARGAAGEAERSAAAAAKAQDALERAVQDAEELAERLAVAEEMPADEEPDTAVRDRLAADGANARQTEMEARLQARTHEERVKGLAGRADSLDRAARAEREARARAERQRSRLRHEAAVAEAVASGARQLLAHVEVSVGRAEQERVSAESAKGERERALVTERARGRDLKAELDKLTDSVHRGEVLGAEKRLRIEQLEAKALEELGVEPAGLVAEYGPRQPVPPSLPAEGEELPDDPEHPRNQPRPFVRAEQEKRLKSAERAYQQLGKVNPLALEEFAALEERHKFLSEQLEDLKKTRSDLLQVVKEVDERVEQVFTEAYRDTAREFEGVFSRLFPGGDGRLILTDPDNMLTTGVDVEARPPGKKVKRLSLLSGGERSLTAVALLVSIFKARPSPFYVMDEVEAALDDTNLQRLIRIMQELQEASQLIVITHQKRTMEVADALYGVSMQGDGVSKVISQRLR; encoded by the coding sequence GTGCACCTCAAGGCCCTGACCCTGCGCGGGTTCAAATCGTTCGCCTCGGCCACCACACTGCGGTTCGAGCCGGGCATCACCTGCGTCGTCGGCCCCAATGGCTCGGGCAAGTCCAATGTCGTGGACGCCCTCAGCTGGGTCATGGGCGAGCAGGGCGCGAAGTCGCTGCGCGGCGGCAAGATGGAGGACGTCATCTTCGCCGGCACGACCGGGCGCCCGCCGCTCGGCCGCGCCGAGGTGTCGCTGACCATCGACAACTCCGACGGCGCGCTGCCGATCGAGTACGCCGAGGTCACCATCACGCGGATCATGTTCCGCAACGGCGGCAGCGAATACCAGATCAACGGTGATACGTGCCGGCTGCTCGACATCCAGGAGTTGCTGTCCGACTCCGGTATCGGGCGCGAGATGCACGTCATCGTCGGCCAGGGTCAGCTCGACTCCGTGCTGCACGCCGACCCGATGGGACGCAGGGCGTTCATCGAAGAGGCCGCCGGTGTCCTCAAGCACCGCAAGCGCAAGGAGAAGGCGCTGCGGAAGCTGGACGCGATGCAGGCCAACCTCGCGCGCGTGCAGGACCTCAACGACGAGTTGCGGCGGCAGTTGAAGCCGCTCGGGCGCCAGGCCGCCGTCGCGCGCCGCGCCGCCGTGATCCAGGCCGACCTCCGTGACGCGCGGCTGCGGCTCCTCGCCGACGACCTCGTACGCATGCGGGGTGCGCTGCGCGCCGAGATCGAGGACGAGGCGGCGCTCAAGGAACGCAAGGACGCCGCCGAGGCCGAGCTGAAGAAGGCACTCCAGCGCGAGGCGCTCCTGGAGGCCGAGGTCCGGCAGCTCACGCCGCGGCTCCAGCGCGCCCAGCAGACCTGGTACGAGCTGTCGCAGCTGGCCGAGCGGGTACGTGGCACCGTCTCGCTGGCGGACGCGCGGGTCAAGAGCGCGACGTCCGCCCCCGCGGAGGAGCGGCGCGGGCGCGACCCCGAGGACATGGAGCGCGAGGCCGCCCGGATCCGTGAGCAGGAGGCCGAACTGGAGGCCGCCCTCGAAGCGGCAGAGCGCGCCCTCGACGACACGGTGGCCCACCGGGCCGATCTGGAACGGGAGTTGGCGGCCGAGGAGCGCCGGCTCAAGGACGCCGCCCGGGCCATCGCGGACCGGCGCGAGGGGCTCGCGCGGCTGAACGGGCAGGTCAACGCAGCCCGTTCACGGGCCGCCGCGGCGCAGTCCGAGATCGACCGGCTGGCCGCCGCGCGGGACGAGGCGCGGGAGCGGGCCGTCGCGGCGCAGGAGGAGTACGAGCAGCTCAAGGCCGAGGTCGACGGGCTCGACGCCGGGGACGCGGAGCTCGGGGACCGGCACGACGCGGCCAGGGCCGGCCTCGCCGATGCGGAGTCCGCGCTGACGGCGGCCCGGGAGGCCTTGACGTCCGCGGAGCGCAAGCGGGCGGCGGTTTCGGCCCGGCACGACGCCCTCGCGCTCGGGCTGCGCCGCAAGGACGGCACCGGCGCGCTGCTCGGCGCCCGCGACCGCCTGACCGGAGTCCTCGGCCCCGCGGCCGAACTGCTCTCCGTCACCCCCGGCTTCGAGGTCCCGGTCGCCGCGGCGTTCGGCGCCGCGGCCGACGCCATCGCCGTGACCACGCCCGCCTCCGCCGCGGAAGCGATCCGCCTCCTGCGCAAACAGGACGCGGGGCGAGCGGCACTGCTGCTGGCGGCGGAGGAGGACGCGTCCGGTGTGGCCGGGGGCGAGCCCGCGTCGTCGGCTGGGGGGTCCCCTCTTGGCGGCGGTCCCCTTGGTGGCGGGTCCGTGGGCGGCGGGCCCGGGGCTGGTGGTGACGGTGGCGTTGCCCATGCGGAGTGGGGTGCGTCGGAGGCCGGGGCTGTCGGTGGCGGCACCGGCGTCGGTGCCGGACCGGGAGGCGTATCGCATTCGGCGACGGGGACTTCGGAGGCCGGGGCGGTCGACGACGGCGACGGGTCCGGTGACCTCGGGAGTGCGTCCCCGGGACGGCACGCGCGGGGCGGGGACGGGCCGCCGCTCGTGGCCGATCTCGTGCGGGGACCTGCCGAGTTGATGCCTGCCGTGCGGCGGTTGCTGCGGGGGATCGTGGTCGTCGGGACGCTCGAGGATGCCGAGGATCTCGTCTACGCGCGGCCCGAGCTGACCGCCGTCACCGCTGAAGGGGACCTGCTCGGGGCGCACTTCGCTCAGGGCGGTTCCGCCGGGGCGCCCAGTCTTCTCGAGGTGCAGGCCTCCGTCGACGAGGCCGCGGGCGAGCTGACCGAGCTCGGGGTGCGGTGCGAGGAGCTGGCCGAGGCGCAGCACAGCGCGGTCGCACGGCGCGCGGAGGCAGCAGCGCTCGTGGAGGAGTTGGGGGAGCGGCGCCGGGCCGCCGACCGGGAGAAGTCGTCCGTGGCACAGCAGCTCGGCCGCCTGTCCGGACAGGCGCGGGGCGCTGCCGGGGAGGCCGAGCGCAGCGCCGCCGCGGCCGCCAAGGCGCAGGACGCGCTGGAGAGGGCCGTACAGGACGCCGAGGAGCTGGCCGAACGGCTCGCCGTCGCCGAGGAGATGCCGGCCGACGAGGAGCCGGACACCGCGGTACGCGACCGGCTCGCCGCCGACGGGGCCAATGCCCGCCAGACCGAGATGGAGGCCCGGCTCCAGGCGCGTACGCACGAGGAGCGAGTGAAGGGCCTCGCAGGACGCGCCGATTCGCTGGACCGGGCGGCCCGTGCGGAGCGCGAGGCACGCGCGCGTGCGGAACGGCAGCGCTCCCGGCTGCGCCACGAGGCAGCCGTGGCCGAGGCGGTGGCCTCCGGTGCCCGGCAGCTTCTCGCCCACGTGGAGGTCTCGGTCGGACGGGCCGAGCAGGAGCGGGTGTCCGCCGAGAGCGCCAAGGGCGAGCGGGAGCGGGCGCTCGTCACCGAGCGGGCCCGGGGCCGGGATCTGAAGGCGGAGCTCGACAAGCTGACGGACTCGGTGCACCGGGGCGAGGTGCTCGGCGCCGAGAAGCGGCTGCGGATCGAGCAGCTGGAGGCAAAGGCGCTGGAGGAACTCGGTGTCGAACCGGCGGGGCTCGTGGCGGAGTACGGGCCGCGGCAGCCCGTACCGCCCTCGCTTCCTGCCGAGGGCGAGGAACTGCCCGACGACCCCGAGCACCCCCGCAACCAGCCGCGGCCGTTCGTGCGCGCGGAGCAGGAGAAGCGGCTCAAGTCAGCCGAACGGGCGTATCAGCAGCTCGGCAAGGTGAATCCGCTGGCTCTCGAGGAGTTCGCCGCGCTGGAGGAGCGCCACAAGTTCCTCAGCGAGCAGCTCGAGGACCTGAAGAAGACGCGGAGCGATCTCCTTCAGGTGGTGAAGGAAGTCGACGAGCGCGTCGAGCAGGTCTTCACCGAGGCGTACCGGGACACGGCCCGGGAGTTCGAGGGCGTCTTCAGCCGGCTCTTCCCCGGAGGCGACGGACGGCTGATCCTGACCGATCCCGACAACATGCTCACCACGGGCGTCGATGTGGAGGCCCGCCCTCCGGGCAAGAAGGTCAAGCGGCTGTCGCTGCTCTCCGGTGGCGAGCGCTCCCTGACGGCGGTGGCGCTGCTCGTCTCGATCTTCAAGGCGCGACCGAGTCCCTTCTACGTGATGGACGAGGTCGAGGCCGCACTCGACGACACCAACCTCCAGCGGCTCATCCGCATCATGCAGGAGCTCCAGGAGGCCTCCCAGCTCATCGTGATCACGCACCAGAAGCGCACGATGGAGGTCGCCGACGCGCTCTACGGGGTGTCGATGCAGGGCGACGGTGTGTCGAAGGTGATCAGTCAGCGGCTGCGCTAG
- a CDS encoding sugar porter family MFS transporter: MTSTAKPPSAREAHPDHLGHVIFITAAAAMGGFLFGYDSSVINGAVEAIRDRYDIGSGTLAQVIAIALIGCAIGAATAGRIADRIGRIRCMQIAAVLFTISAVGSALPFALWDLAFWRIVGGFGIGMASVIGPAYIAEVSPPAYRGRLGSFQQAAIVVGIAISQLVNYGILQAAGGDQRGQVLGLEAWQVMLGVMVIPAVLYGMLSFAIPESPRFLISVGREAKAKEILAEVEGTKVDLDARVAEIEHAMKSEHKSTFKDLLSGKGNGGLYFKPIVWIGIGLSVFQQFVGINVAFYYSSTLWQSVGVNPTDSFFYSFTTSIINIIGTVIAMLLVDRVGRKPLALVGSAGMVIGLALEAWAFSYDLVDGKLPATQGWVALIAAHFFVLFFALSWGVVVWVFLGEMFPNKIRAAALGVAASAQWIANWAITASFPSLADWNLSGTYIIYTIFAALSIPFVLKFVKETKGKALEEMG, from the coding sequence GTGACCAGCACAGCGAAGCCGCCGAGCGCCCGAGAGGCTCACCCCGATCATCTCGGCCATGTCATCTTCATCACGGCGGCGGCCGCGATGGGCGGCTTTCTCTTCGGCTACGACAGTTCCGTGATCAACGGAGCCGTCGAAGCCATCCGTGACCGGTACGACATCGGCTCCGGAACGCTCGCCCAGGTCATCGCCATCGCCCTGATCGGCTGTGCGATCGGCGCGGCCACCGCCGGCCGGATCGCGGACCGCATCGGCCGTATCCGCTGCATGCAGATCGCGGCCGTCCTCTTCACGATCAGCGCCGTCGGCTCCGCGCTGCCCTTCGCCCTCTGGGACCTGGCCTTCTGGCGGATCGTCGGCGGTTTCGGCATCGGCATGGCCTCCGTCATCGGCCCGGCCTACATCGCCGAGGTCTCGCCGCCCGCCTACCGCGGCCGTCTCGGCTCGTTCCAGCAGGCCGCGATCGTCGTCGGCATCGCCATCTCGCAGCTCGTCAACTACGGCATCCTGCAGGCCGCCGGCGGCGACCAGCGTGGCCAGGTCCTGGGCCTCGAGGCCTGGCAGGTCATGCTCGGCGTGATGGTCATCCCGGCCGTTCTCTACGGCATGCTGTCCTTCGCGATCCCCGAGTCGCCGCGCTTCCTCATCTCGGTCGGCCGCGAGGCCAAGGCCAAGGAGATCCTCGCCGAGGTCGAGGGCACGAAGGTCGACCTGGACGCCCGCGTCGCCGAGATCGAGCACGCGATGAAGAGCGAGCACAAGTCCACGTTCAAGGACCTGCTCTCCGGCAAGGGCAACGGCGGTCTCTACTTCAAGCCGATCGTCTGGATCGGCATCGGCCTCTCGGTGTTCCAGCAGTTCGTCGGCATCAACGTCGCGTTCTACTACTCCTCGACGCTGTGGCAGTCGGTCGGCGTGAACCCGACGGACTCGTTCTTCTACTCGTTCACCACGTCGATCATCAACATCATCGGTACCGTGATCGCGATGCTCCTGGTGGACCGCGTCGGCCGTAAGCCGCTGGCCCTGGTCGGTTCCGCCGGCATGGTCATCGGTCTCGCGCTGGAGGCCTGGGCGTTCTCGTACGACCTGGTGGACGGCAAGCTGCCGGCCACGCAGGGCTGGGTCGCCCTGATCGCGGCCCACTTCTTCGTCCTGTTCTTCGCCCTGTCGTGGGGTGTCGTCGTCTGGGTCTTCCTCGGCGAGATGTTCCCGAACAAGATCCGTGCCGCGGCGCTCGGCGTGGCCGCGTCCGCGCAGTGGATCGCCAACTGGGCCATCACCGCGAGCTTCCCGTCGCTGGCCGACTGGAACCTCTCCGGGACGTACATCATTTACACGATCTTCGCCGCGCTCTCGATCCCCTTCGTTCTCAAGTTCGTGAAGGAGACCAAGGGCAAGGCGTTGGAGGAGATGGGTTAA